A genomic window from Thermoanaerobaculia bacterium includes:
- a CDS encoding flavin reductase family protein, giving the protein MHKTIEPTILYFGTPVALISTLNEDGSANLAPMSSAWWLGWTCMLGLGSLGQTSDNLIRTRECVINLPSIHEVSAVDRLALTTGKNPVPERKRSWGYRYEAEKFREAGLTPVASETVAAPRVLECPVQMEGIVHDHRPFGNNVSAVAFEVHITRLHVDEALLVEGSALGERPHIDPERWQPLLMSFCRFFGLGGEVHPSRLAESDFMKFVARGTGAPAAVAASAPGRG; this is encoded by the coding sequence ATGCACAAGACGATCGAACCGACCATTCTCTATTTCGGCACGCCTGTCGCCCTCATCTCGACCCTGAACGAAGACGGCTCGGCGAATCTCGCGCCGATGTCGTCGGCCTGGTGGCTGGGCTGGACCTGCATGCTGGGTCTGGGCAGCCTGGGGCAGACTTCGGACAATCTGATCCGCACGCGTGAGTGTGTGATCAACCTGCCGTCGATCCACGAAGTCTCCGCGGTCGACCGGTTGGCGCTCACCACGGGGAAGAATCCGGTGCCGGAGCGCAAGCGCTCCTGGGGCTACCGCTACGAGGCGGAGAAGTTCCGCGAGGCGGGTCTCACTCCGGTGGCGTCGGAGACGGTGGCTGCGCCGCGCGTGCTGGAGTGCCCGGTGCAGATGGAGGGGATCGTCCACGACCATCGCCCGTTCGGCAACAACGTCAGCGCGGTCGCCTTCGAAGTCCACATCACACGCCTGCACGTGGACGAGGCACTGCTCGTCGAGGGAAGCGCCTTGGGCGAGAGGCCGCACATCGATCCGGAACGCTGGCAGCCTCTCCTCATGAGCTTCTGCCGCTTCTTCGGCCTGGGCGGCGAGGTCCACCCCTCGCGCCTTGCCGAGTCGGACTTCATGAAGTTCGTCGCGCGCGGCACCGGGGCGCCGGCAGCGGTCGCGGCCAGCGCGCCAGGTCGAGGATAG
- a CDS encoding alpha/beta fold hydrolase, producing the protein MPRAKLNYVLRLIAGLASAAPLAAATAPPQECRGEAIDIGGLSLWAELAGAGAVTVVFETGNGADSSVWTEIAAQVRATGVRTFLYDRAGTGRSDPDPHPYAIDHEAEALRLLLARCGIGGPVILTAHSYGGFISQLLAASGRRRDAFRIAGLVLVDANIPEFFTTAEVDAILARYRPQYDALRQQAPELAATIVPILEAYPATVERMRRVRLPSRLPVIDIYAEHSWAETEESATAMRQAHLAFAAVGRRRESVYAPGSSHQVMRDRPDLVLAAIAKAVARAGT; encoded by the coding sequence TTGCCACGGGCGAAGCTCAACTACGTATTGCGGCTCATCGCCGGCCTGGCGAGCGCCGCTCCGCTCGCGGCCGCAACTGCGCCGCCGCAAGAGTGCCGGGGAGAGGCCATCGACATCGGCGGACTCAGCCTCTGGGCAGAGCTTGCCGGCGCGGGAGCGGTGACGGTCGTCTTCGAGACCGGGAACGGCGCCGATTCGTCCGTCTGGACCGAAATTGCGGCGCAGGTTCGCGCCACGGGAGTCCGCACCTTTCTCTATGACCGGGCAGGCACGGGTCGAAGCGACCCGGATCCGCACCCTTACGCGATCGACCACGAAGCGGAGGCGCTTCGCCTGCTGCTTGCCCGCTGCGGAATCGGCGGACCGGTCATCCTCACCGCGCACTCCTACGGCGGATTCATCAGCCAGCTTCTAGCGGCGTCCGGGCGCCGACGGGACGCTTTCCGGATCGCCGGCCTGGTCCTGGTCGACGCCAACATTCCGGAGTTCTTCACCACCGCCGAAGTGGACGCGATCCTCGCTCGCTACCGGCCGCAGTACGACGCGCTCCGCCAGCAGGCTCCGGAGCTCGCGGCGACGATCGTTCCGATTCTCGAGGCCTATCCGGCGACCGTCGAGCGGATGCGGCGCGTGCGGCTGCCTTCGCGGCTGCCGGTGATCGACATCTACGCCGAGCACTCCTGGGCAGAAACGGAAGAGAGCGCCACTGCGATGCGACAGGCCCACCTCGCCTTCGCCGCGGTGGGCCGCCGCCGCGAATCGGTCTACGCCCCCGGCAGCTCCCACCAGGTGATGCGTGACCGCCCGGATCTCGTCCTCGCGGCGATCGCCAAGGCGGTGGCGCGGGCCGGAACCTGA